Proteins encoded by one window of Toxotes jaculatrix isolate fToxJac2 chromosome 22, fToxJac2.pri, whole genome shotgun sequence:
- the LOC121176201 gene encoding myelin regulatory factor-like protein, whose amino-acid sequence MEPGVSRLPVQVLGENEALQQFFSGQDVSGVLDSSVAVDTSILEQYLSNDMDPNSFMLPESPPDSSSEACSPAQIPDLHYEPPYWSNHQTAQGVFPPSTQSAASSSCRFRDRGSALAHPDLLTHDQLRSLGLTNTYIKSGTRPVPPAEPASLHQQTHHSPEHIHYLSPETCSQANTPPTPPSPHLPPSNSYAAPCAGPGMVPHSTIPPSTCLVGPASTLHTCSPESKKRRRSECEEPSAGIDASSGTDGDRTCGGSVGNSLGGSGLNLGSYQLLTWEHYRPGEWSTLYDSNYQTLSPPAYHVDTDKGFNYSAADEAFICQKKNHFQVTIHIGVAAEPQFVRTPGGTQEVDHFQIKVFGIKLEAPSHQVTIEQSQPDRSKKPFHPVRVSLPAGKITKVTLGRLHFSETTANNMRKKGKPNPDQRYFQMVVGLYAAVGEDSFLLNALVSERIIVRASNPGQFETDGDVLWQRGAVQDVVVCQGRVGINTDSPDEALVVCGNAKVMGAIMQPSDRRAKQNIQEVDSEQQLKRITQMRIVEFDYKPEFASTMGMDHTHQTGVIAQEVKELLPSAVKEVGDVTCSDGEKIHNFLMVDKEQIFMENIGAVQQLSKLTDNLETRIKDLEVWNHRLAKLKSLTGSLRSTGKPSTVLSMPSTDTCKTGKVQKEGGWSQKYSHCLQHKVFKASVFTLLATMAFCIISITALYLLNLKEENFDVFPGSSNGSVLPVQTTTWTSTVQPTSPVGPWPPDVNFCDLLYCYQVYCCPSPAEGSTDFNVTTSEPAGAETPEMTHNTYVNTITERRKTLYQKLKSAKDWTNTTIHSFTIKENQQVIDSKYCLRDECGPGRYAYRVPISQFVPVNMRVTLLMNSTELLVVHLCSFDESATCSALLDINTVTGSRYPSNTQGEHEWPLHVARLYHSSYHFRSSVAGQADCSTDHHYEGLLYTDYIFHFYRRCTDS is encoded by the exons ATGGAGCCTGGAGTCAGCCGGCTGCCCGTCCAGGTGCTGGGAGAGAACGAGGCACTGCAGCAGTTCTTCAGCG gtcagGATGTGAGTGGTGTGTTGGACAGCTCTGTCGCCGTGGATACGAGCATCCTGGAGCAGTACCTCAGCAACGACATGGACCCCAACAGCTT catgctccCTGAGTCTCCTCCTGACTCGAGCTCGGAGGCCTGTTCACCTGCACAGATACCAG ACCTCCATTACGAGCCGCCCTATTGGTCCAACCATCAGACGGCTCAAGGTGTTTTCCCACCCAGCACCCAGTCTGCCGCCTCTTCCTCCTGTCGCTTTAGGGATCGAGGCTCCGCCCTTGCCCACCCTGACCTGCTGACCCATGATCAGCTCCGCAGTTTGGGCCTCACAAACACTTACATCAAGTCCGGGACACGGCCCGTCCCACCTGCTGAGCCTGCCTCCCTGCACCAGCAGACACACCACTCACCTGAACACATTCACTACCTGAGTCCAGAGACCTGCTCACAGGCTAACACTCCCCCCACGCCTCCTTCTCCGCACCTACCTCCCTCCAACAGCTACGCTGCCCCCTGCGCTGGTCCGGGTATGGTCCCACATTCAACCATACCCCCTTCAACCTGTTTAGTGGGCCCTGCCTCCACACTACACACCTG CTCACCAGAGAgtaaaaagaggaggagatcaGAGTGTGAGGAACCGTCGGCAGGAATCGACGCCTCCTCCGGCACTGATGGTGACAGGACTTGTGGTGGCAGTGTAGGGAACAGCTTAGGTGGTAGTGGATTAAATTTGGGATCCTACCAGCTTCTGACCTGGGAACACTATAGGCCGGGAGAGTGGAGCACTTTGTACGACAGCAACTACCAGACGCT GTCTCCTCCTGCCTATCACGTCGACACAGACAAAGGCTTCAACTACTCTGCAGCTGACGAGGCTTTCATCTGCCAGAAGAAGAACCACTTTCAGGTCACCATTCACATCGGTGTGGCCGCAGAGCCGCAGTTCGTCAGAACACCCGGCGGGACACAGGAGGTCGACCACTTCCAAATAAAAGTGTTTGGGATCAAG CTGGAAGCTCCGAGCCACCAGGTGACCATCGAACAGTCTCAGCCCGACCGCAGCAAGAAGCCCTTCCACCCTGTCAG GGTCAGCCTTCCCGCTGGAAAGATCACAAAGGTAACACTCGGCCGGCTGCACTTCAGCGAGACCACGGCCAATAACatgaggaagaaaggaaaaccCAACCCTGACCAGAG gtaCTTTCAGATGGTGGTCGGTCTGTATGCTGCAGTGGGAGAGGACTCTTTCCTCCTGAACGCTCTGGTGTCAGAGAGAATCATCGTCAGG GCTTCTAACCCTGGTCAGTTTGAGACGGACGGGGACGTCCTGTGGCAGCGTGGGGCGGTGCAGGACGTGGTGGTGTGTCAGGGTCGGGTGGGCATCAACACCGACTCCCCTGATGAGGCGCTGGTCGTCTGTGGCAACGCCAAGGTGATGGGCGCCATCATGCAGCCGTCCGACCGCCGGGCCAAGCAAAACATACAGGAG GTCGactctgagcagcagctgaagagaaTCACTCAGATGAGAATAGTCGAGTTTGATTATAAACCAGAATTTGCCTCCACCATGGGAATGGACCACACCCACCAAACAG GTGTAATTGCTCAGGAGGTGAAGGAGCTGCTGCCATCAGCAGTGAAGGAAGTCGGTGATGTCACCTgttctgatggagagaagattCATAATTTCCTCATGGTGGACAAG gagCAGATCTTCATGGAGAACATTGGGGCGGTGCAGCAGCTGTCGAAGCTCACAGACAACCTGGAGACTCGGATCAAAGACCTGGAGGTCTGGAACCACCGACTGGCTAAACTGAAGAGCCTGACGGGCAGCCTGCGCTCCACAGG GAAGCCCAGCACTGTGCTGTCGATGCCAAGTACCGACACATGTAAGACTGGGAAGGTTCAGAAGGAGGGGGGCTGGAGTCAGAAATACAGCCACTGTCTGCAGCATAAGGTCTTCAAGGCCAGCGTCTTCACCCTGCTGGCCACCATGGCTTTCTG CATCATCTCTATCACCGCTCTTTACCTGCTGAATTTAAAGGAGGAAAACTTTGACGTCTTTCCAGGCAGCAG taacGGCAGCGTGCTTCCTGTGCAGACCACCACCTGGACCAGCACAG TCCAGCCAACGAGTCCAGTGGGACCCTGGCCCCCAGATGTGAACTTCTGTGACCTGTTGTACTGCTATCAGGTGTACTGTTGCCCttcaccagcagagggcagcactgACTTCAACGTCACCACCTCTGAACCAGCTGGAGCAGAAACGCCCGAAATGACACACAATACATACGTGAACACGATCACAG aaagaagaaaaacactttatCAGAAGCTGAAAAGTGCCAAAGACT ggacGAACACCACAATCCATTCTTTCACGATTAAAGAGAACCAGCAGGTGATTGACAGCAAATACTGTCTAAGAGACGAGTGTGG GCCAGGCAGATACGCCTACCGAGTTCCCATCAGCCAGTTTGTCCCAGTCAACATGAGAGTCACCCTGCTCATGAA TTCCACGGAGCTGCTGGTCGTCCACCTGTGCAGTTTTGATGAGTCGGCgacctgctctgctctgctggatATAAACACTGTGACAGGCAGCAGATACCCGTCCAACACACAG gGAGAACATGAATGGCCTCTTCACGTGGCTCGACTTTATCACAGCTCCTATCACTTCCGCTCCAGCGTGGCT GGTCAAGCTGACTGCAGTACTGACCATCACTACGAGGGACTGCTCTACACTGACTACATCTTCCACTTCTACAGACGGTGCACAGACTCATAG